A window from Polynucleobacter sp. MWH-UH25E encodes these proteins:
- a CDS encoding HdeD family acid-resistance protein, translating to MANLTVEQINEIRSKVMGAAAKVPGTLIGIGILLIILGMIGIAGQTLFSLVSVNVLGIFLFAGGVLQGIHAFQSAGWKSVRVQLLFAVLYMAGAIYVWAFPIPALEAITLWLAAIFFVTGFLRLISAFQHRHFAQWFWLALSAVISILMGVLIMNSFPSSSLWLPGLLIAIELLLQGWSLLFLGFAAKSLTK from the coding sequence ATGGCCAATTTAACTGTTGAGCAGATTAATGAAATTCGTAGCAAGGTCATGGGCGCTGCTGCAAAAGTGCCTGGCACATTGATTGGCATTGGCATCCTGCTCATTATTTTAGGAATGATCGGCATTGCTGGGCAGACACTATTCTCATTGGTATCTGTCAATGTTTTGGGCATCTTTTTATTTGCTGGCGGTGTGCTTCAAGGTATCCATGCATTTCAATCTGCGGGCTGGAAAAGCGTTAGAGTTCAATTGTTGTTTGCTGTTTTGTATATGGCTGGCGCAATTTATGTTTGGGCATTTCCGATTCCTGCGCTTGAGGCGATTACTTTATGGCTTGCAGCCATCTTTTTTGTCACCGGTTTCTTGCGTTTGATTTCTGCATTTCAGCATCGCCATTTTGCCCAGTGGTTTTGGCTTGCCCTATCGGCAGTGATCTCGATCTTGATGGGTGTGCTGATTATGAATAGCTTCCCATCATCAAGCCTCTGGTTGCCTGGTCTATTGATTGCGATTGAGTTGCTCTTGCAGGGCTGGTCATTATTGTTCTTGGGCTTTGCCGCCAAGTCATTAACGAAATAA
- the pcaD gene encoding 3-oxoadipate enol-lactonase — protein MTQLQDAKTVKVNGVDIAYRFDGPENGPVLMMANSLMANGSMWDWNLSAFTDHFRVLRYDKRGHGKSSVVPGPYSIAQLADDAIGLLDALKIEKVHFMGLSIGGMIGQQLGARYPERILSLSLCNTASEMPPRSLWEDRFQTARTQGLTGLVDGTITRWFTAPFIARAPGDIEKVRQMILATNVDGYIGCGSAVRDMAQSTMLLKIKAPTLVLSGRHDPACTVDQGIVLNRLIDGSRMVIIEDAAHLSNIEQPAAFNKAVREFLDSVV, from the coding sequence ATGACGCAGTTGCAAGATGCAAAAACTGTCAAAGTGAATGGTGTAGATATAGCTTACCGATTTGATGGCCCAGAAAATGGCCCTGTATTAATGATGGCTAACAGCTTGATGGCCAATGGCAGTATGTGGGATTGGAATCTTTCTGCCTTTACTGACCATTTTCGTGTGCTGCGCTACGATAAAAGAGGGCATGGAAAATCGTCTGTGGTTCCTGGCCCATATTCGATCGCGCAACTAGCCGATGATGCTATTGGTTTACTAGATGCACTCAAGATAGAAAAAGTTCATTTCATGGGTCTATCAATCGGCGGCATGATTGGTCAGCAATTAGGCGCTCGATACCCAGAGCGTATCTTGTCACTATCACTTTGCAATACCGCTAGTGAAATGCCACCACGCAGTTTGTGGGAGGATCGATTTCAGACTGCGCGTACCCAAGGGCTTACTGGCTTAGTAGACGGGACGATTACCCGTTGGTTCACTGCGCCATTTATTGCTCGTGCGCCTGGAGATATTGAGAAAGTGCGCCAAATGATTTTGGCGACAAATGTGGATGGCTATATTGGCTGCGGTAGTGCAGTAAGAGATATGGCGCAAAGCACGATGCTCCTCAAGATTAAAGCACCCACCTTGGTGCTGTCAGGACGTCATGACCCCGCTTGCACCGTGGATCAAGGGATTGTGCTCAATCGTCTGATTGATGGCTCGCGTATGGTTATTATTGAAGACGCAGCGCATTTATCTAATATTGAGCAACCAGCAGCGTTTAATAAAGCGGTGCGTGAGTTTTTAGATTCTGTTGTCTAA
- a CDS encoding cytochrome c, whose amino-acid sequence MKAALKTKAILGVAFFTSFVLLGSANSDAAPPDAVAGKAKAQTCFACHGENGIGISPEIPNLAAQPALSITYQLIQFRGQQRKGGAMEALAAGLSDQDMRDIAAYYSSLPSPPPQSGNAEKIARGQQISNTQYCNSCHGAQLQGQKHIARLAGQSPEYLVTQLKNIRSGSRVDMDGTMGSAARGLSDDDIEAIAAYAASLK is encoded by the coding sequence ATGAAGGCAGCGTTAAAAACTAAGGCCATCCTTGGGGTGGCCTTTTTTACTTCCTTTGTTCTGTTAGGCTCTGCTAATTCTGATGCGGCTCCACCGGATGCGGTTGCCGGTAAGGCAAAAGCACAAACCTGCTTTGCTTGTCATGGTGAAAACGGTATTGGCATCTCCCCAGAAATTCCCAATCTGGCTGCGCAGCCTGCGCTTTCAATTACCTACCAGTTGATTCAGTTTCGTGGTCAACAGCGAAAAGGCGGTGCAATGGAGGCCCTCGCTGCAGGATTGAGCGATCAAGATATGCGCGACATTGCGGCGTATTACTCATCTTTGCCTTCGCCACCACCTCAATCGGGTAATGCAGAAAAGATTGCTAGGGGTCAGCAAATATCGAACACCCAGTATTGCAATTCATGCCATGGAGCCCAGTTGCAGGGGCAAAAACATATCGCGCGTCTTGCAGGACAATCCCCTGAATATCTAGTAACTCAGTTGAAGAATATTCGTTCTGGCAGTCGGGTGGATATGGATGGCACCATGGGAAGCGCGGCAAGAGGTTTAAGTGACGATGATATTGAAGCCATAGCGGCTTATGCTGCTTCGCTAAAATAG
- a CDS encoding nucleotidyl transferase AbiEii/AbiGii toxin family protein, which translates to MFRRRHHQAIGRILQQLNGDLLREHHCYFGGGTAIALLQDEYRESVDIDFLISDKEHYRELRNLLTDSTGIYSIAKEGAKLVLAREIKADQYGIRTAIQSGDTSVKFEIVLEGRIVFDEQSPRNNVENISTLTKLDLLTSKLLANSDRWNDSVVYSRDILDLVMLSPTKQEFDAALKKAYQAYGDAIHRDLNRAANKLLNEDESLDTCMRMLKIDLPKALLWQKLNDLMRDHMKILENNLAAKLKTASNDDLKKFIDQKLKSIDHILEYLKDK; encoded by the coding sequence TTGTTTAGACGTAGACATCACCAAGCTATCGGAAGGATCCTCCAGCAATTGAATGGAGATCTATTGAGAGAACATCATTGCTATTTTGGAGGCGGGACTGCCATAGCACTCTTGCAGGATGAATACAGAGAATCTGTTGATATTGATTTTCTGATATCTGATAAAGAGCATTATCGGGAACTACGAAATTTATTGACTGATTCAACGGGTATTTATTCAATTGCCAAAGAGGGTGCTAAGTTGGTTTTAGCGCGCGAGATCAAAGCTGATCAGTATGGTATTCGCACGGCGATTCAATCAGGGGATACGAGTGTCAAATTTGAAATTGTCTTAGAGGGTCGCATCGTATTCGATGAGCAGAGCCCTAGAAATAATGTTGAAAATATTTCAACATTAACCAAGTTAGATTTACTGACAAGTAAGTTGCTGGCTAATTCAGATCGATGGAATGACTCAGTTGTATACAGTAGGGATATTCTTGATTTGGTGATGCTATCTCCCACTAAGCAGGAATTTGATGCTGCGCTAAAAAAAGCCTATCAAGCTTATGGAGATGCCATTCACCGAGATTTGAATAGGGCTGCTAATAAGCTACTCAATGAAGACGAATCGCTTGATACGTGTATGCGCATGCTAAAAATAGACCTCCCAAAGGCTCTGTTGTGGCAAAAACTAAACGATTTGATGCGTGATCATATGAAAATTCTAGAAAATAACCTTGCTGCAAAATTAAAAACAGCAAGTAACGATGATCTTAAGAAATTTATTGATCAAAAGCTAAAAAGTATTGACCACATTCTGGAATATCTCAAGGATAAATAA
- a CDS encoding helix-turn-helix domain-containing protein → MTVKKNLPLSKDEPLLARLGSQITARRKILKVRAQVCAEVAGISRVTLHRIEKGEPTVSIGAYLQVCEALGLYLTLLPGVEQAADTDFPDPEMPHIRIKDYPQLKALSWQLKDDEYLTDAEAKSIYERNKRFLDLKHLEEHERILMQRLIDTRGMERILV, encoded by the coding sequence ATGACAGTAAAAAAGAACTTACCTTTAAGCAAAGACGAGCCATTATTGGCTCGCCTGGGCTCTCAAATTACCGCTAGAAGAAAGATTTTGAAGGTTCGTGCTCAAGTTTGTGCAGAGGTTGCTGGTATTTCAAGGGTGACACTGCATCGTATTGAAAAGGGCGAGCCAACAGTAAGTATTGGCGCTTATTTGCAAGTATGCGAAGCATTGGGTTTGTATTTGACTTTATTGCCTGGGGTTGAACAAGCTGCAGATACTGATTTCCCTGATCCTGAAATGCCACATATACGCATTAAAGACTACCCTCAATTAAAGGCATTGTCCTGGCAGTTAAAGGATGATGAATATTTAACTGACGCTGAAGCGAAGTCAATATATGAGCGAAATAAACGCTTTTTAGATTTGAAACATCTTGAGGAGCACGAGAGGATCTTAATGCAAAGATTGATTGATACAAGAGGAATGGAGCGAATCCTTGTTTAG
- a CDS encoding serine hydrolase — protein MIRLKAICLALAFAVGLVGATDSLAADNSKSPLPVSSNPGQGFSQEGLKKIDAFFADQIANNQLPGAVLAVAKNGKLVIFKPYGYLDKVNNKPMTTDAIFNLASMTKVMASVGALTFYEEGKLSLNAPIANWLPQFKEMKVGKVDADGNLTTVPAKNPITIQDLMRHTNGLTYGGRGATPVHKMFPPSSVGAAAQYNSAEFIDKLASTPLLYEPGTVWDYGFGIDVLGIIEEKIAGKPLGGVLQDRVWSKVGMPNTGFQVSEKDRARLAQPLPMDPLAGKPQKVEIYEQKVKFDCGGSCAYSTAGDYIRFGQMLLNGGSIEGKRVLGPQTVAFMTSNHLNKDIKNNVGGTEPGRVGYGFGLGVAVRTERGLSAINGNVGDFTWNGANGTIFWVDPKEQMVVVMMAAAPGEIRKVHREQVNALIYGALEK, from the coding sequence ATGATCAGATTGAAGGCAATTTGCTTAGCTTTGGCTTTTGCAGTGGGATTGGTGGGTGCTACCGATTCACTTGCTGCGGACAACTCAAAATCACCTCTGCCTGTAAGTAGCAATCCAGGGCAGGGCTTTAGCCAAGAAGGCTTAAAAAAGATCGATGCATTTTTCGCAGATCAAATTGCCAATAACCAATTGCCTGGTGCTGTGCTTGCAGTAGCCAAAAATGGCAAATTAGTCATTTTTAAGCCATACGGATATCTCGATAAGGTCAATAACAAGCCTATGACGACGGATGCGATATTTAATTTAGCGTCCATGACAAAAGTAATGGCATCGGTTGGGGCGCTCACCTTTTATGAAGAAGGCAAGTTGTCACTTAATGCGCCGATTGCAAATTGGTTGCCTCAATTTAAAGAGATGAAGGTAGGCAAGGTGGATGCTGATGGCAATCTCACCACTGTGCCGGCTAAAAACCCAATTACCATTCAAGATCTAATGCGTCACACCAACGGCTTAACTTATGGCGGGCGCGGTGCTACTCCAGTACATAAAATGTTCCCACCCAGCTCTGTTGGCGCAGCCGCTCAATACAACTCTGCAGAATTTATCGATAAATTAGCGAGCACACCATTGCTCTATGAGCCCGGCACGGTTTGGGACTACGGTTTCGGTATCGATGTGCTGGGCATTATTGAAGAAAAGATCGCTGGCAAACCTCTGGGTGGCGTGTTGCAAGACCGTGTTTGGAGCAAAGTTGGCATGCCCAACACAGGCTTTCAAGTTAGTGAAAAAGATCGTGCGCGATTGGCGCAACCTCTCCCGATGGATCCTTTGGCTGGCAAGCCACAAAAAGTAGAAATATACGAACAAAAGGTGAAATTTGATTGTGGTGGTTCATGTGCATACTCAACTGCAGGCGACTACATTCGTTTTGGACAAATGCTTCTCAATGGCGGAAGCATTGAGGGCAAGAGAGTGCTCGGCCCACAGACTGTTGCTTTCATGACATCCAATCATCTAAACAAAGACATTAAAAATAATGTGGGCGGCACCGAACCTGGACGTGTGGGTTATGGCTTTGGTCTTGGGGTTGCCGTGAGAACAGAGCGTGGCTTGTCAGCAATCAATGGCAATGTAGGTGATTTCACATGGAATGGAGCCAATGGCACTATCTTCTGGGTGGATCCTAAGGAGCAAATGGTCGTTGTGATGATGGCGGCTGCACCCGGAGAGATTCGTAAGGTGCATCGTGAACAAGTGAATGCTTTGATTTATGGCGCATTGGAAAAGTAA
- a CDS encoding TonB-dependent receptor: MGKQFQICASALGFFIFFECANSFAQLAPPPNYDQKLNDMVVNATRSGTPLDEMSLNTTILTKEVLESSPDQTIDQVLKNVPGVFLNDVPYYQKDPTGQSINVRGLGYGRTLVLIDGLPANDAFYGTVQWNLVPMSSIESVEFVRGGVSSLYGNYGMGGVININTKTPKNSSQDVSASYGSFATGNISASKDLVVSDAMQMRFSADYFSSEGFQNYATIYPGSPNNIKGMTTDSTKNSNIRLQNYFRPTQDTNGFLRLGYSTMADLSNNFAIAPNLIQTADVAGGTTTQLDTDKKVQVNAYYQATNFYKQTANSAGTYINANYTDPYSTLGASAQYTHDLKAAGIDQYILGVDARNISASNLTNNLAVGGAVNSVNYAQGQQNFYGLLGQIKSKASAIPLETTLGARVDAWSSQTPTLYNAGANGSNPLYQSIPNKSKTQLSPTLGLLYKLSEGWDLRSAAYQAFHAPSMNNTLRSYGNNTTGYFIANPNLTPETMTGYEFGADYRWKSGFAQITAFNNYIQNAITNYKITSANSAFAYSLCNASGIPVSSQGCNTSGAYTNVNYYTNQQNLLSRGIELQYHHDLNANWAIDGGYTYTNTILTWSATTDPINTQVGGVPKNMANAGITYYPVPEASVTTTVRYVGNSWMATGSLPVPAYAVVGLRANYQVTPAASLFASVVNLFNRQYVTFNIASQATAYQAGMPQAITVGARVTF, encoded by the coding sequence ATGGGTAAGCAATTTCAAATCTGCGCGAGTGCGCTAGGATTCTTTATCTTCTTTGAGTGCGCAAATTCATTTGCGCAGCTTGCTCCTCCCCCTAATTATGATCAAAAGCTCAATGACATGGTGGTCAACGCCACCCGATCTGGCACGCCTTTGGATGAGATGTCGCTGAATACGACGATTCTGACTAAAGAGGTTTTGGAATCATCGCCTGATCAAACAATTGACCAGGTATTAAAAAATGTACCGGGCGTATTTTTAAACGATGTTCCGTACTATCAAAAAGATCCCACAGGCCAAAGCATTAATGTCCGTGGTTTGGGTTATGGGCGCACCTTAGTTTTAATTGATGGTTTGCCAGCAAACGATGCGTTTTATGGAACAGTGCAGTGGAATCTTGTACCCATGTCCTCGATTGAGTCGGTTGAGTTTGTGCGTGGCGGTGTTTCTAGCTTGTACGGCAACTATGGCATGGGCGGTGTCATTAACATCAATACCAAGACGCCCAAGAATAGTTCTCAAGATGTATCAGCAAGCTATGGCTCATTTGCGACTGGCAATATCTCCGCATCCAAAGATTTGGTGGTTTCAGATGCAATGCAGATGCGTTTCTCTGCGGACTACTTTTCGAGCGAAGGTTTCCAGAACTACGCGACGATTTATCCAGGATCCCCAAACAACATTAAGGGCATGACAACGGATTCGACCAAAAATTCTAATATCCGTTTGCAGAATTATTTCCGCCCGACCCAAGATACCAATGGCTTTCTACGGCTAGGCTATAGCACTATGGCAGACCTGAGTAATAACTTTGCCATTGCCCCTAATTTGATTCAAACTGCCGATGTAGCTGGAGGCACAACAACGCAACTCGATACTGATAAAAAAGTGCAGGTCAATGCCTACTATCAAGCGACTAATTTTTACAAGCAAACGGCTAATAGTGCTGGTACTTATATCAATGCTAACTACACAGATCCTTATTCCACATTAGGGGCATCAGCACAATACACACATGATCTAAAAGCTGCTGGCATTGATCAATATATCCTGGGGGTTGATGCCAGAAACATCTCTGCATCTAATCTAACAAATAACTTAGCAGTTGGTGGCGCAGTAAATTCCGTGAACTATGCCCAGGGGCAGCAAAATTTTTACGGTTTGCTAGGACAAATTAAATCAAAAGCCAGCGCTATTCCGCTAGAGACCACTTTAGGTGCGCGAGTGGATGCGTGGAGTAGTCAAACACCAACTCTCTATAACGCAGGGGCAAATGGATCTAATCCTTTGTATCAATCTATTCCAAATAAAAGCAAGACGCAGCTCAGCCCTACATTAGGTTTGCTATATAAATTAAGCGAGGGTTGGGATTTGCGGAGTGCTGCCTATCAGGCTTTCCATGCGCCGAGTATGAATAACACTTTGCGCAGTTATGGAAACAATACGACAGGGTATTTCATTGCCAATCCAAACTTAACCCCCGAAACAATGACGGGCTATGAGTTTGGTGCTGACTATCGATGGAAGAGTGGTTTTGCACAAATTACTGCCTTCAATAACTATATTCAGAATGCAATTACCAACTACAAAATTACCAGTGCTAATTCTGCTTTTGCTTATAGTCTTTGTAATGCCAGTGGTATTCCAGTTTCGTCTCAGGGGTGCAATACTTCGGGCGCTTATACCAATGTCAACTATTACACCAATCAACAAAATTTATTAAGCCGAGGCATTGAACTTCAATACCACCATGATCTCAATGCCAACTGGGCCATAGACGGTGGATATACCTATACCAATACCATTTTGACTTGGAGTGCAACAACTGATCCAATCAATACTCAAGTAGGCGGTGTGCCTAAAAATATGGCCAATGCAGGCATTACGTATTACCCGGTGCCTGAGGCTAGCGTGACAACCACCGTTCGTTACGTAGGCAATTCTTGGATGGCGACCGGCTCTCTGCCTGTCCCTGCATATGCGGTGGTAGGCCTTAGAGCCAATTACCAAGTAACGCCTGCCGCCTCTCTATTTGCTTCGGTAGTGAACTTATTTAACCGCCAATATGTCACGTTCAATATCGCCTCTCAAGCAACCGCGTATCAAGCAGGTATGCCACAAGCGATAACGGTTGGGGCTAGGGTGACCTTTTAG
- a CDS encoding sorbosone dehydrogenase family protein, with protein MKLKAIHSLMFAAGMAAATLASAQAPAPAPASGIPPTWAQGRTPDGMNPSLAPNPPGITAMPADEIPVSKLKVPAGFKIELWASGMPNGRSMTESPSGTVYVGTRFTGNVYAVVTKDGKREVKTIAKGLHRPNGVAFANGSLYVAELSRIIRYDNIEQNLDNPPAPVVVFDALPKDEPHGWKFMKLSPDGQYLYFQIGTPANIVVPPSTHATIVRLNLKTNILETVATGVRNSVGMDFQPGSKELWFTNNGRDWVAEDKPGDTLNRLVRPKGMNFGYPHCHQGDFLDPEFGKGRSCDEFDKPVYNLGAHVAALGMRFYNGKQFPAEYKGNIFIAEHGSWNKTKRVGYQVVRVVLDSNNKVVKSEPFVTGWLEGENFWGRPVDVQVLKDGSMLVSDDETGAIFRVSYGK; from the coding sequence ATGAAGTTAAAAGCCATTCATTCCTTGATGTTTGCTGCTGGTATGGCGGCAGCAACGCTGGCAAGTGCGCAGGCGCCAGCTCCAGCTCCGGCATCAGGCATTCCTCCAACCTGGGCTCAAGGCAGAACTCCTGATGGCATGAACCCATCATTGGCGCCAAACCCTCCTGGCATTACCGCAATGCCAGCAGATGAAATTCCAGTAAGCAAACTAAAAGTTCCAGCCGGCTTCAAGATTGAGCTCTGGGCATCTGGCATGCCCAATGGTCGTTCAATGACTGAATCACCAAGCGGCACTGTTTATGTAGGCACTCGCTTTACTGGTAATGTATATGCAGTGGTCACCAAAGATGGCAAACGTGAAGTGAAGACCATCGCTAAAGGATTACACCGTCCTAACGGCGTAGCATTTGCTAATGGCTCGCTCTACGTGGCTGAGTTGTCTCGCATTATTCGTTATGACAACATTGAGCAGAATTTGGATAATCCACCTGCTCCAGTAGTCGTGTTTGATGCATTGCCTAAAGATGAGCCACACGGTTGGAAGTTTATGAAGCTGAGCCCAGATGGCCAGTATTTGTATTTCCAGATTGGCACACCAGCGAATATCGTGGTGCCACCTTCAACTCATGCAACGATTGTGCGTTTGAACTTGAAGACCAACATTCTAGAAACTGTTGCAACTGGAGTTCGTAATAGCGTTGGTATGGACTTCCAACCAGGATCAAAAGAACTTTGGTTTACCAACAATGGTCGCGATTGGGTTGCGGAAGACAAACCAGGCGATACCCTAAATCGTTTAGTGCGTCCTAAAGGAATGAACTTTGGTTACCCTCATTGCCATCAAGGAGACTTCTTGGATCCAGAGTTTGGTAAAGGTCGTTCATGCGATGAGTTTGATAAGCCTGTCTATAACTTGGGAGCACACGTAGCAGCATTGGGTATGCGTTTTTATAACGGTAAGCAATTCCCAGCCGAATACAAAGGCAATATCTTTATTGCTGAACACGGTTCATGGAATAAAACTAAACGTGTTGGCTACCAAGTGGTTCGCGTAGTGCTCGATTCAAACAACAAGGTTGTGAAGTCTGAGCCATTTGTAACGGGATGGTTAGAGGGCGAAAACTTCTGGGGTCGTCCAGTAGATGTGCAAGTACTCAAAGACGGATCAATGTTGGTATCTGATGATGAGACTGGCGCTATCTTCCGCGTGTCATACGGCAAATGA
- a CDS encoding amidohydrolase, with the protein MVFPKGAVDCHAHVCGPATEFPYAQERIYTPPDATVDAYRSLLEMLDIDRAVLVQPSVYGTDNRAILAALNQYPNQFRGVAVIANNPNHTTDQQLESLHQAGVRGIRCNIVDVADPSAGLPIENLRALAQKIQPFGWHLELLMHVNEHPDLAKVFEDFPVDLVFGHFGYSHAKHGVNDKGFQGLLTLLKNERAWVKMTGPYRICDGNLPYADMRPLNDAVIAANPKQLIWGSDWPHVMVKKQMPHDADLCDLFGDWVTDPALRKAILVDNPCILYDFPALNT; encoded by the coding sequence ATGGTTTTTCCAAAAGGGGCTGTTGATTGTCATGCGCACGTCTGTGGCCCGGCCACAGAGTTTCCTTACGCACAAGAACGTATCTATACACCGCCAGATGCAACTGTAGATGCCTACCGATCCCTATTAGAGATGCTCGATATCGATCGTGCAGTACTCGTGCAACCGAGTGTCTATGGAACTGATAATCGCGCGATACTGGCAGCGTTGAATCAATACCCAAATCAATTTCGGGGTGTTGCCGTTATTGCCAATAATCCTAATCACACCACCGATCAACAATTAGAAAGTCTGCATCAAGCAGGTGTCCGCGGCATCCGTTGCAATATTGTCGATGTTGCCGATCCATCAGCGGGTTTACCCATCGAAAACTTGAGAGCGCTAGCGCAGAAAATTCAACCCTTTGGTTGGCACCTAGAGCTACTCATGCATGTCAATGAGCATCCCGATCTAGCAAAAGTGTTTGAAGATTTTCCGGTTGATCTTGTCTTTGGTCATTTTGGTTATAGCCATGCAAAACATGGTGTGAATGACAAAGGTTTTCAGGGACTACTGACACTTCTCAAAAATGAGCGCGCTTGGGTAAAGATGACTGGGCCCTATCGCATTTGCGATGGCAATTTGCCTTATGCTGATATGCGTCCATTAAACGACGCCGTGATTGCAGCCAATCCTAAGCAGCTGATTTGGGGTAGTGACTGGCCTCACGTGATGGTAAAGAAGCAAATGCCTCACGATGCCGATCTTTGCGACCTCTTTGGCGACTGGGTTACCGATCCCGCTCTAAGAAAAGCTATCCTAGTAGATAACCCCTGTATTCTGTATGACTTTCCAGCACTGAATACCTAG
- a CDS encoding tripartite tricarboxylate transporter substrate binding protein, giving the protein MNNALKAGKALALLSAILSLCLGASLVNAQNYPNRTVKMIVPLTTGSGADIAGRVVAKSLTETWKQPVIIENRPGAGGLIGTGVVVNSEADGYTLLVQSASYAANPAIYKKLPYDPLKSLIDVAILGQTPYVMVTAADGPYQSIRDLVIAAKSKPGEITFASAGVGSSTHLAAEYFNQMMGIKLVHVPYKGSPEAIQDTMSGRTAFYMAPLDTAIGQLKGGKVRALGVTSKTRNAAVPDIPSIVEQGYPNFEIGLWFGVWAPAGTPAAIVKKINTDINQAMQDPEVKNAYDSKGIKATPMNPAEFSKFVRDEMAKYQKIAKDANIEPQ; this is encoded by the coding sequence ATGAATAATGCATTAAAGGCAGGTAAAGCTCTAGCGCTACTGAGCGCCATTCTCAGTCTGTGCCTTGGAGCTTCACTTGTAAACGCCCAAAACTACCCCAATCGCACAGTCAAAATGATTGTTCCACTAACTACAGGCTCGGGAGCTGACATTGCAGGCCGCGTAGTTGCAAAAAGTCTGACTGAAACTTGGAAGCAACCAGTCATTATTGAAAATCGCCCTGGCGCTGGAGGATTGATCGGAACTGGTGTTGTGGTGAACTCTGAAGCTGATGGCTACACATTACTAGTGCAGTCGGCTTCTTATGCAGCCAATCCTGCTATCTACAAAAAACTACCCTACGATCCACTGAAGAGTTTGATCGATGTTGCTATTCTTGGGCAAACGCCTTATGTCATGGTGACTGCTGCTGATGGCCCATATCAATCGATACGTGATTTGGTGATCGCCGCTAAATCTAAACCTGGTGAAATTACATTTGCTTCAGCTGGTGTCGGCAGCTCCACTCACCTTGCCGCTGAATACTTTAATCAAATGATGGGCATTAAGTTAGTTCACGTGCCTTACAAAGGTTCACCAGAGGCTATTCAGGATACGATGTCTGGACGCACTGCTTTTTATATGGCGCCACTCGATACGGCGATTGGGCAACTCAAGGGTGGCAAAGTTCGCGCATTAGGCGTGACCAGCAAAACCCGTAATGCCGCTGTACCCGATATTCCAAGCATTGTCGAACAAGGCTACCCTAATTTTGAAATCGGGCTTTGGTTTGGCGTTTGGGCGCCTGCGGGCACACCTGCTGCTATCGTGAAAAAGATCAATACCGATATCAACCAAGCGATGCAAGATCCTGAAGTCAAAAACGCTTACGACTCTAAAGGTATTAAAGCAACACCGATGAACCCTGCGGAATTTAGTAAATTTGTACGCGATGAAATGGCGAAGTATCAAAAGATTGCTAAAGACGCCAATATTGAGCCGCAATAA